Proteins found in one Eretmochelys imbricata isolate rEreImb1 chromosome 9, rEreImb1.hap1, whole genome shotgun sequence genomic segment:
- the C1GALT1C1 gene encoding C1GALT1-specific chaperone 1, translated as MVSESSSFVKGMMLGGLFCVFVTLVGHIKMGHGTKTHHHEHHHIQAPNKEDVSNLSEGERMELSHSIRVYCIILVKPKDLGNWAAVKETWSKHCDKAEFYSSESVKVFDSVVLNTNDMWVMMRKAYKLAYERYKDEYNWFFLAHPTTFAVIENLKYFLLKKDASQPFYIGHTIKSGELEYVDGDGGIVLSIESLKRLCQVFEDSDKCPEQGGLIWKLSEDKQLAVCLKYTGVLAENAEDSEGKDVFNTKSVGSLIKEAMANHPQKVVEGCCSDMAITFSGLASNHMHVMMYGVYRLRAYGHNFKDALVFLPPAGSEND; from the coding sequence ATGGTTTCTGAAAGCAGTTCTTTTGTGAAAGGTATGATGTTAGGAGGACTCTTCTGTGTGTTTGTTACACTCGTAGGACATATTAAGATGGGCCATGGGACTAAAACACATCACCATGAGCATCATCATATTCAAGCACCTAACAAGGAAGATGTCTCAAATTTGTCAGAAGGTGAGCGCATGGAGCTCAGCCATAGTATCCGTGTTTATTGTATCATCCTTGTAAAACCTAAAGATCTTGGAAATTGGGCTGCTGTGAAAGAAACATGGAGCAAACACTGTGACAAGGCAGAATTCTACAGTTCTGAAAGCGTTAAGGTGTTTGATTCTGTTGTTCTCAACACAAATGACATGTGGGTGATGATGAGAAAAGCTTATAAATTAGCATATGAACGCTATAAAGATGAGTACAACTGGTTCTTTCTAGCACATCCAACTACATTTGCTGTTATAGAAAATCTCAAATATTTCTTGCTTAAAAAAGACGCATCGCAGCCTTTTTATATAGGTCATACTATAAAATCAGGAGAGCTTGAGTATGTAGATGGTGATGGAGGAATTGTCTTAAGTATAGAGTCCCTAAAAAGACTCTGTCAAGTTTTTGAAGACTCTGATAAGTGTCCAGAACAGGGAGGCTTGATCTGGAAACTCTCTGAGGATAAACAACTAGCAGTCTGCCTGAAATATACTGGAGTATTAGCTGAAAATGCAGAAGattctgaaggaaaagatgtCTTTAACACCAAATCAGTTGGTTCTCTTATTAAAGAAGCAATGGCTAATCACCCTCAAAAAGTAGTAGAGGGATGCTGTTCTGACATGGCCATCACTTTCAGTGGACTGGCTTCTAACCACATGCATGTAATGATGTATGGTGTTTATAGGCTCAGAGCATATGGGCACAATTTCAAAGATGCTCTGGTTTTCTTACCTCCCGCAGGTTCAGAGAATGACTGA
- the MCTS1 gene encoding malignant T-cell-amplified sequence 1, which produces MFKKFDEKENVSNCIQLKTSVIKGIKNQLIDQFPGIEPWLNQIMPKKDPVKIVRCHEHIEILTVNGELLFFRQREGTFYPTLRLLHKYPFILPHQQVDKGAIKFVLSGANIMCPGLTSPGAKLYPAAVDTVVAIMAEGKQHALCVGVMKMSAEDIEKVNKGIGIENIHYLNDGLWHMKTYK; this is translated from the exons ATGTTCAAAAA GTTTGATGAAAAGGAGAACGTATCCAACTGCATCCAGCTGAAGACATCAGTTATTAAAGGCATTAAGAACCAACTGATAGATCAGTTTCCTGGTATTGAACCATGGCTAAACCAAATTATGCCAAAGAAAGATCCTGTCAAAATAGTAAGATG TCATGAACATATAGAAATCCTCACAGTAAATGGAGAGTTACTATTCTTCAGGCAAAGAGAAGGGACATTTTACCCAACGCTAAGGTTACTTCACAAAT atCCATTTATTTTACCACATCAGCAGGTTGATAAAGGAGCCATTAAATTTGTACTCAGTGGAGCGAATATAATGTGTCCTGGCCTGACCTCTCCTGGAGCAAAACTTTACCCTGCTGCTGTTGATACAGTTGTT GCAATAATGGCAGAAGGAAAACAACATGCACTGTGTGTCGGAGTCATGAAGATGTCAGCTGAGGACAT TGAGAAAGTCAACAAAGGGATTGGCATTGAAAATATCCATTATTTAAATGATGGCCTCTGGCATATGAAGACATATAAGTGA